The Sphingorhabdus sp. Alg231-15 genome has a segment encoding these proteins:
- a CDS encoding [protein-PII] uridylyltransferase gives MNVRANIPRPATDPGKRIVRQRDIVDRRKLSEAIEALITEHGITKARPKILPLLQQALADGRAEISRRLIEKPSAGHEAAAAQSFLIDQLVRIIHDIAVGHQYPVNNPSSGERIAVMAVGGYGRSEMAPHSDVDIAFLTPHKQTSWTEQAIEAMLYWLWDLGLKVGQSSRSIDEMVRMANEDLSIRTALLEGRYVWGDTGVYEESKARFFADVVSGTDRTFVSEKLAERDARHVRMGDSRYVVEPNVKEGKGGLRDLQTLYWIGKYIHRVASAEELVDVGLLTTAEFKRFRKAANFLWAVRCHMHDMTGRAEDRLTFDLQTGVAQRMRFADRPGKSAVERFMQYYFLNAKVVGNLTGVFLAHLDETHNAGVRRFIPNITRRPKKLKGFTLDRGRLALPDESFFEEDPVRLIEIFQLADKHELEIHPLAMRAARRDAKLITNKIRKDRRANKLFLDVLCSPRDPELVLRWMNEASIFGRFIPDFGRVVAQMQFDMYHHYTVDEHSIRAIGLLARIGSGDLVDDHPNSTETIKKLKNRRVLFVATLLHDIAKGRGGDHSILGAEVAMKLCPRLGLEPYETELVAWLVRHHLLMSAMAFKRDLSDFKTIQDFVSQVKSIERLRLLTVLTVVDIRAVGPGVWNSWKRQLLTDLFQAAEEMLLLGHKQRGRKERIAQKKAVLAESLDIPKAQFAKLAKRLTDPYWIAEPDDIIAHNARLMMRAGDDNLAISADAYPERGATLVTIYAADHPGLFYRIAGGIHVAGGNIIDARIHTTRDGMALDNFLVQDQHGQPFAEDAQLARLKQAVEDALANRSKLATKLEARPLAHSRAGAFNIVPNAMVDNDASNRFTVIEVTAQDRPALLNELAHALFESKVTVHSAHIATYGERAVDTFYITDLLGGKIESKARLNGLKKKLTNAATQKEAEKTAA, from the coding sequence ATGAATGTTCGCGCCAATATACCCAGGCCGGCAACTGATCCGGGAAAGCGGATTGTAAGGCAGCGGGATATTGTCGATCGCCGTAAATTGTCCGAGGCGATTGAGGCGCTGATCACCGAACATGGGATAACCAAAGCCCGTCCCAAAATATTGCCGTTGCTGCAACAGGCCCTCGCCGATGGTCGGGCAGAGATTAGTCGGCGATTGATCGAAAAGCCTTCTGCGGGCCACGAAGCGGCGGCGGCGCAGTCATTCCTGATCGACCAGCTCGTACGGATCATTCATGATATCGCGGTGGGGCACCAATATCCGGTGAACAATCCCTCATCGGGTGAGCGGATTGCGGTGATGGCGGTTGGCGGCTACGGACGCAGCGAAATGGCGCCCCATAGTGATGTGGACATTGCCTTTCTGACACCACACAAACAGACCAGCTGGACCGAGCAAGCGATTGAAGCGATGCTGTACTGGCTTTGGGACCTGGGTTTGAAAGTCGGGCAAAGCAGCCGTTCGATCGATGAGATGGTCCGCATGGCCAACGAGGATCTCAGTATCCGCACTGCCTTGCTCGAGGGGCGTTATGTCTGGGGTGATACCGGTGTCTATGAGGAATCCAAGGCCCGGTTTTTTGCCGATGTCGTATCCGGAACCGACCGGACCTTTGTATCGGAAAAGCTGGCTGAACGTGATGCGCGCCATGTTCGCATGGGCGACAGCCGTTATGTGGTTGAACCGAATGTCAAGGAAGGCAAAGGCGGCTTGCGTGACCTGCAGACGCTCTATTGGATCGGTAAATACATACATCGGGTCGCGTCCGCAGAAGAGCTGGTCGATGTTGGGCTGTTGACCACGGCGGAGTTTAAACGGTTTCGCAAAGCCGCGAATTTCCTCTGGGCGGTGCGTTGTCATATGCATGATATGACCGGTCGCGCTGAAGATCGGCTGACATTTGATCTGCAGACCGGCGTTGCACAGCGCATGCGATTTGCCGACCGACCTGGTAAATCGGCGGTTGAACGGTTCATGCAATATTATTTCCTGAACGCCAAAGTGGTTGGCAATCTGACCGGCGTATTTCTCGCCCATCTCGATGAAACCCACAATGCAGGCGTCAGGCGGTTCATCCCTAATATCACGCGGCGACCCAAGAAGCTCAAAGGATTTACGCTGGACCGCGGGCGGTTGGCGCTTCCTGATGAAAGTTTCTTCGAAGAAGACCCGGTTCGTCTGATCGAGATTTTCCAGCTTGCGGATAAACACGAGCTGGAAATTCATCCACTGGCCATGCGCGCTGCGCGCCGTGATGCGAAACTGATCACAAACAAGATCCGCAAGGATCGCCGCGCAAACAAGCTTTTCCTGGATGTGCTCTGTTCGCCGCGTGACCCCGAACTGGTATTGCGCTGGATGAATGAAGCTTCGATTTTCGGGCGTTTCATTCCCGATTTCGGCCGGGTAGTCGCGCAGATGCAATTTGACATGTATCATCATTATACAGTGGACGAGCACAGTATAAGAGCGATCGGACTGCTGGCACGGATTGGCAGCGGTGATCTGGTCGATGATCATCCCAATTCCACCGAAACGATCAAGAAACTGAAAAATCGGCGCGTGCTGTTTGTCGCGACGTTGCTGCATGACATCGCCAAGGGGCGAGGCGGGGATCACAGCATATTGGGTGCCGAAGTGGCGATGAAATTATGCCCGCGTCTGGGTCTTGAACCCTATGAAACAGAGCTGGTTGCCTGGTTGGTGCGGCACCATCTTTTGATGTCCGCAATGGCGTTCAAACGCGATCTGTCAGATTTCAAAACCATTCAGGATTTTGTCAGTCAGGTCAAAAGTATCGAGCGGTTGCGTTTGCTAACCGTGCTGACCGTGGTTGATATTCGCGCCGTGGGCCCGGGGGTATGGAACAGTTGGAAAAGGCAGCTGCTGACCGATCTGTTCCAGGCCGCTGAGGAAATGTTGTTGCTTGGCCACAAACAGCGCGGTCGCAAGGAACGTATAGCCCAGAAAAAGGCAGTATTGGCAGAAAGCCTGGATATCCCGAAAGCACAATTTGCGAAGCTCGCAAAGCGTTTGACCGACCCTTACTGGATCGCTGAACCGGATGATATTATCGCTCATAACGCCCGTCTGATGATGCGTGCCGGCGATGATAACCTAGCCATATCGGCAGATGCCTATCCCGAACGCGGCGCGACTTTGGTGACCATCTATGCTGCCGATCATCCCGGACTCTTTTATCGCATTGCCGGCGGTATTCATGTCGCAGGCGGCAATATTATTGATGCTCGCATTCACACCACCCGTGATGGCATGGCGTTGGACAATTTTCTGGTGCAGGACCAGCATGGCCAGCCCTTCGCTGAAGATGCTCAACTTGCTCGCCTCAAGCAGGCCGTAGAGGATGCGCTGGCCAATCGTTCCAAACTGGCAACGAAGCTGGAAGCCCGCCCGCTTGCCCATTCGCGGGCTGGAGCGTTCAATATCGTGCCCAATGCGATGGTCGATAATGACGCATCCAATCGTTTCACCGTGATCGAAGTAACGGCGCAGGACCGACCCGCTTTGCTCAACGAACTGGCTCATGCGTTGTTCGAGTCAAA